From the Elusimicrobiota bacterium genome, the window GGGATGAAAAAATGGAAAAAAAACTTGGTTGGAAAGAATTGCCGGAATGTGATATATTGGAGGCAGGAACTGCGAAGGATTTTAAAACAGGCGATTGGCGAACCAATAAACCTGTTTACAATTCTGGAAAATGTATCCAATGTTTTATATGTTGGATTAATTGTCCCGATTCTTCAATAGTTACAAAAGACGGTAAAGTTACAGGCATTGATTATGACCATTGTAAAGGTTGTGGTATTTGTGCAAAAGAGTGTCCGCCAAAAGCAACCGCAATAACAATGGAGGAAGAAAGAAAATAATCGCTCACAAGCAAATTTTTTTGAGACGCTCCTTAGAAGTCGCTCTACAATTTGCTCCTGGAAAGAATAAGTCGTAAATTGAGGCTCTTCAAAAATTTCTTGTTCGCTCGCGATGAAAAGAGGTATAAAATTATGAGAGTAGCTAAAACTGGTAATGAGGCAATGGCTGAGGCAATGCGGCAGATAAATCCGGATGTGGTTGCTGCATATCCTATAACACCGGCGACAGAAGTCGTTATGATTTTTTCACAATTTGTTGCTGACGG encodes:
- a CDS encoding 4Fe-4S binding protein, translated to MEKKLGWKELPECDILEAGTAKDFKTGDWRTNKPVYNSGKCIQCFICWINCPDSSIVTKDGKVTGIDYDHCKGCGICAKECPPKATAITMEEERK